In Patescibacteria group bacterium, a single genomic region encodes these proteins:
- a CDS encoding site-specific DNA-methyltransferase, whose protein sequence is MKFSKDFTNKIICGDAVKIMKQIPDGSVDLVVTSPPYNIKNSTGNGLKEGNGNSGKWANAALKNGYSHHDDCMPHEKYVKWQRGCLAEMLRIIPDTGAIFYNHKWRVQAGLLQDRQDIVSGFPVRQIIIWKRKGGFNFNPGYFLPTYEVIYLIAKSKFKLAPKANSHGDVWEFTQEMKNEHPAAFPVKLIDRIVVSTDAKIILDPFIGSGTTALSAINFKRKYIGIDISPEYCQMAKKRIKNHLSQAKLL, encoded by the coding sequence ATGAAATTTTCTAAGGATTTTACGAATAAAATAATCTGTGGAGATGCGGTAAAAATAATGAAGCAGATACCGGACGGCTCTGTTGATTTAGTTGTTACTTCGCCGCCTTATAATATTAAAAACTCTACTGGTAATGGTTTGAAAGAGGGAAATGGTAATAGTGGTAAATGGGCAAATGCCGCCCTGAAAAATGGATATTCTCATCACGATGATTGTATGCCACACGAAAAATATGTGAAATGGCAAAGGGGTTGCTTAGCTGAAATGTTGAGGATAATTCCTGACACTGGTGCGATTTTTTATAATCACAAATGGCGTGTTCAAGCCGGACTTTTGCAAGATAGACAGGATATTGTTAGTGGTTTTCCGGTTAGGCAAATTATTATCTGGAAAAGGAAAGGTGGATTTAATTTTAATCCGGGTTATTTTTTGCCGACTTATGAAGTTATTTATCTGATTGCAAAGTCAAAGTTTAAACTTGCTCCAAAAGCCAATAGTCATGGCGATGTTTGGGAATTTACTCAAGAAATGAAAAATGAGCATCCTGCGGCCTTTCCAGTTAAATTGATAGATAGAATTGTTGTGTCAACCGATGCAAAAATTATTCTTGATCCTTTTATAGGTTCAGGAACAACCGCGCTTTCTGCAATTAATTTCAAACGAAAATATATTGGGATTGATATTTCGCCCGAATATTGCCAAATGGCAAAAAAAAGAATTAAAAACCATTTGTCGCAAGCTAAACTTCTATAG
- a CDS encoding helix-turn-helix transcriptional regulator, producing the protein MSKELPPIAKNMKKYRGKLGVSQDKLSKLAGITLHTITKIESGATSDPRIETVKKIADALGVSLDDLMK; encoded by the coding sequence ATGTCAAAAGAATTGCCTCCAATCGCCAAGAATATGAAGAAATACCGCGGAAAGCTCGGGGTCTCGCAGGACAAGTTGTCCAAACTCGCCGGTATTACCTTGCACACGATCACGAAAATAGAATCCGGCGCCACTTCTGATCCGAGAATCGAAACCGTCAAAAAAATCGCGGACGCTTTGGGCGTTTCGCTCGATGATTTAATGAAATAA
- a CDS encoding AAA family ATPase yields MKLIKFRIQNYKSIKDSDYCWLASDLTTLAGKNESGKSAVLESLRDFDTNIKTIPDTALPLDDSGEPLIELSFEVDKATLGEIAKEKNILLNKEFYSLINKEGLTILKQKNGSYELASQIIDLLDSQMQEINQQCFKKINQFIGKLKNIEQLTGLTDPQISEDNIGVSQQAINSFITQAKPLIVSIPDEVKKQQATENISTLAIETNNLQKENTANKLLEEIKQYIPNFIFFSDFKDILPFELPLTEAKQNKAIQDFAKVAKLNLDKVIQTTDTQRRRNILSKHSAAISGDFMGYWGQNKLDLVAEADGLKLRLGVKESEKTILFKPEQRSKGFQWFLSFFLRLNAEKDDINIILIDEPGLYLHAKAQKDVLKVLEEVSKNSQVIFSTHSPYLIDPERLDRVRLLLNDGNGTKIENKIHKGADKETLTPIITAIGLDLTQEFSIAGKKSVVLEGISDYYYFQAMKDFLPATIKGLDANLIPCCGAQKVPQIISLLIGWGLDFVSVLDNDTEGKRTAKELKEKLLIDEAKIISISEQDNFSIEDLFTYDDFNSFVLNSTKNTNQGIFNSKFLKNQNIDKVLLAKKFLDQVKKDKSKIKLSKNTINNFKMIFEKIGEYFNHAN; encoded by the coding sequence ATGAAACTAATTAAATTTCGCATACAAAACTATAAATCAATCAAAGACAGTGATTATTGCTGGCTTGCTTCTGATTTAACAACGCTTGCAGGGAAAAACGAATCAGGCAAAAGCGCGGTTCTTGAATCCTTGAGAGATTTTGACACCAATATTAAAACTATACCGGACACCGCGCTCCCTCTTGATGATAGCGGTGAACCCCTAATCGAATTAAGTTTTGAAGTTGATAAAGCAACTCTTGGAGAAATTGCCAAAGAAAAAAATATTTTGTTGAATAAAGAATTTTATAGCCTTATCAACAAAGAAGGATTAACGATTCTGAAACAGAAAAATGGTTCCTATGAGCTCGCTAGTCAGATTATCGACTTATTGGATAGTCAAATGCAAGAAATAAATCAGCAATGCTTTAAAAAGATAAATCAATTTATTGGGAAATTAAAGAATATCGAACAATTAACGGGTCTTACTGATCCACAAATCAGTGAAGATAATATAGGAGTCTCACAGCAAGCAATAAATAGTTTTATAACACAGGCAAAACCTCTTATCGTCTCAATTCCCGATGAGGTAAAAAAACAACAGGCTACAGAAAATATTTCTACTCTTGCCATAGAGACAAATAACTTACAAAAAGAAAACACCGCCAATAAGCTTTTAGAAGAAATAAAACAATATATTCCTAATTTTATTTTTTTCAGCGATTTTAAAGATATCTTACCTTTTGAATTGCCTTTGACGGAAGCAAAACAAAATAAAGCAATTCAAGATTTTGCGAAAGTTGCAAAGTTGAATTTAGACAAAGTTATCCAAACAACGGATACGCAACGCAGGCGAAATATTTTAAGCAAACATTCTGCAGCAATAAGTGGTGATTTTATGGGTTATTGGGGTCAAAATAAACTTGATTTAGTTGCGGAAGCAGATGGCCTTAAATTGCGTCTTGGCGTTAAAGAATCAGAAAAAACAATTTTATTTAAACCAGAGCAAAGGAGTAAAGGTTTTCAATGGTTTTTATCATTCTTTTTGCGTCTAAATGCCGAAAAAGATGATATAAACATAATTTTGATTGATGAGCCGGGATTATATTTGCACGCAAAGGCCCAAAAAGATGTTTTAAAAGTTTTAGAGGAAGTATCGAAAAATTCGCAGGTTATTTTTAGTACACATTCGCCTTATTTAATTGATCCCGAAAGATTAGATCGTGTGCGTCTTCTTCTTAACGATGGAAACGGAACAAAGATAGAAAACAAAATCCACAAAGGAGCGGATAAAGAAACACTAACGCCCATCATTACTGCTATTGGCTTGGATTTAACACAGGAATTTTCGATTGCAGGAAAGAAAAGTGTCGTGCTTGAAGGAATTTCAGATTATTATTATTTTCAGGCTATGAAAGATTTTTTGCCGGCAACGATAAAAGGACTTGATGCAAATCTTATTCCTTGCTGCGGAGCGCAGAAAGTTCCTCAAATTATTTCACTTTTGATTGGCTGGGGATTAGATTTTGTCTCGGTTTTAGATAATGATACAGAAGGAAAAAGAACAGCGAAAGAATTAAAAGAAAAATTATTGATTGATGAGGCAAAGATTATTTCCATTTCAGAACAGGATAACTTTTCTATCGAGGACTTGTTTACGTATGATGATTTTAATTCTTTTGTTCTTAATAGCACCAAAAACACTAATCAAGGTATATTTAACTCCAAATTTTTAAAGAATCAAAACATTGATAAGGTTCTATTAGCAAAAAAGTTTTTAGATCAGGTAAAGAAGGATAAATCAAAAATTAAATTATCCAAAAACACGATTAATAATTTCAAAATGATTTTTGAAAAAATCGGGGAATATTTTAATCACGCGAACTAA
- a CDS encoding MvaI/BcnI family restriction endonuclease: MTKPIIYTKQALIDKLKNISASGWILNARKGNHGGIGNTLEDLLGIEENNLPIPNAAEWELKAQRLNSSSLTTLFHIEPSPRAIRFVPQILLPKYGWPHEKAGKLYPENEMSFRQTIHGLSRSDRGFKVVIDRKERKVLISFDAKAVDKRHAKWLESVKKKIGLNELNPQPYWGFDDLEHKAGTKLLNCFYVQAEVKKEKGKEFYKYTKVMMLQGFNFEGFLKAIEEAKILVDFDARTGHNHGTKFRMRQDSLPLLYEKTTVII; this comes from the coding sequence ATGACAAAACCAATAATATATACCAAACAAGCATTGATTGATAAGCTAAAAAATATTTCTGCTTCTGGCTGGATTCTTAATGCCCGTAAAGGTAATCACGGCGGAATTGGTAATACCTTAGAAGATCTACTCGGTATTGAAGAAAATAATCTGCCCATTCCCAATGCGGCAGAATGGGAACTAAAAGCACAGCGGCTTAATTCTTCATCTTTAACAACCTTATTTCATATCGAGCCTTCGCCTCGTGCAATTCGTTTTGTGCCGCAAATTCTATTACCAAAATACGGCTGGCCACATGAAAAGGCAGGGAAGTTGTATCCGGAAAATGAAATGAGTTTTCGACAAACCATACACGGCTTATCGAGAAGCGACCGCGGATTCAAGGTTGTAATTGACAGGAAAGAAAGAAAAGTATTGATTTCCTTTGACGCAAAAGCAGTTGATAAAAGACATGCAAAATGGCTTGAATCGGTAAAAAAGAAAATAGGATTGAACGAGTTAAACCCACAGCCCTATTGGGGGTTTGATGATCTCGAACATAAAGCCGGAACAAAACTTTTAAATTGTTTCTATGTTCAAGCGGAGGTTAAAAAAGAAAAAGGGAAAGAGTTTTATAAATACACGAAAGTAATGATGTTGCAGGGATTTAATTTCGAGGGATTTTTGAAAGCAATCGAAGAAGCTAAAATTCTGGTGGATTTTGACGCCCGAACCGGACACAATCATGGGACAAAATTTAGAATGAGGCAGGATTCTCTGCCTTTGTTGTATGAAAAGACAACCGTAATTATTTAA